The following are encoded in a window of Mycolicibacterium tusciae JS617 genomic DNA:
- a CDS encoding TnsA-like heteromeric transposase endonuclease subunit, with protein sequence MAEMVQPGCATVSVRSQDSFEENSTEWGRAPLDAFAGAAPWRTFRWYRGQKHYSGTYWSSTEQRHVIYESRLELTRLLFADFDVKVRRIVAQPFLLRATVNRQARKHVPDYLLLTDDGPIVVDVKPHARLANPKISFTLDWTRRLVEQRGWRYELWSEPPEPELASIRFLAGFRNERCFSPTLLDELRRRDDLPGRTLGEACTSYAGWSKPVVRSAILHLVWSDYLAIEMARPLRQTSILKKGSRS encoded by the coding sequence CCCAAGACTCGTTCGAGGAGAACAGCACCGAGTGGGGGCGTGCCCCGCTCGATGCGTTCGCCGGTGCGGCTCCATGGCGCACGTTCCGGTGGTATCGCGGACAGAAGCATTACTCAGGCACCTACTGGTCGTCGACCGAGCAGCGGCATGTCATCTACGAGTCTCGCCTCGAGCTCACCCGACTACTGTTCGCTGACTTCGATGTCAAGGTCCGCCGAATCGTCGCACAACCTTTCCTTCTTCGCGCAACGGTGAACCGTCAGGCACGCAAACACGTGCCGGACTACCTGCTCCTGACTGATGACGGCCCGATAGTCGTCGACGTCAAGCCCCACGCGCGCTTGGCCAACCCCAAGATCAGTTTCACCCTCGATTGGACAAGGCGACTGGTCGAGCAGCGGGGCTGGCGCTACGAATTGTGGAGTGAGCCGCCTGAGCCGGAGCTCGCGAGCATCCGCTTTCTCGCTGGCTTCCGAAATGAAAGGTGTTTCAGCCCAACTCTGTTGGATGAGTTGAGGCGTCGAGACGATCTGCCGGGGCGAACGCTGGGTGAGGCATGTACCAGTTATGCCGGTTGGTCGAAGCCGGTTGTGCGGTCGGCGATACTGCATCTGGTATGGAGCGACTACCTTGCCATCGAAATGGCGCGGCCGCTGCGCCAGACGAGCATCCTCAAAAAGGGGTCCCGATCGTGA
- a CDS encoding helix-turn-helix domain-containing protein, protein MSGGLVRVAIGTRFIYDGELMQVVEMHSAATGTDVVLRAGSGEGGAVRVALRDLLARDRARVVVDDSGPRAHDAEELAGVVLSAMTESERKDLTERAAHIREALTGYRSGVAEMATAGEPRPQYDPHLPLTSRYAAKASELGLSVRTVKQWVSDFRRHGEAGLARSQMSRQKPLGTVDNRWIETGLEVMVEHTDQSRPSQTMVIDRTNARVVARFGDGVVKLPSRATAHRVLAELEKRHPTFRLSTKRNRDIADRPSDAYGKLRPTRPGEYLLMDTTRLDVFALDPVTLRWVQAELTVGMDWYTRCVTGIRVTPVSTKSVDAAAVLYQVYRPRPPGRDWPTHAVWPEHGIPRSVLVDVDAVDGPLTGGGASGPAIVPETIVVDHGKIYVSEHLTSVCQRMGVSIQPARLRTGRDKGPVERFFRTIREDLLQALPGYKGPDVHSRGVDPESEAFFYLDELEAIIREWVAVVYHHRPHDGLVDPHVPGLRMSPALMFEHGMARAGFIEAPRDPDLVYEFLKTEWRKIQHYGVDFGGRRYNGAALNPYRNMTSPYTGKAKGRWPIHHDPDDVTRIYFRDPESRTWHTLMWEHAASMDMPLSEDALQFARKLAASKYTYPDDRLAVADLLERWNLGLGSSVAERRIALRLSREASLLDAAEPENEVAALPSVARVLAMTASPAVDATAPIEVAEPEVGDDDTDDELDASDEDDFYADALEDA, encoded by the coding sequence GTGAGTGGTGGTCTTGTCCGCGTCGCTATCGGAACACGGTTCATCTACGACGGCGAACTGATGCAGGTGGTGGAGATGCATTCAGCCGCCACCGGCACCGATGTCGTCCTTCGCGCTGGTTCAGGGGAAGGCGGCGCAGTGCGGGTGGCGCTGCGCGACCTTCTTGCCAGGGACCGCGCGCGCGTCGTGGTTGACGACTCCGGCCCGCGAGCCCACGATGCGGAAGAACTGGCCGGCGTCGTCCTATCGGCGATGACCGAGTCAGAGAGGAAGGACCTCACTGAACGTGCCGCCCACATACGAGAGGCATTGACTGGCTATCGATCTGGTGTCGCAGAGATGGCTACGGCGGGCGAGCCGCGACCGCAATACGACCCGCACCTTCCGCTCACTAGCCGGTACGCCGCGAAGGCATCTGAACTTGGCCTGAGCGTGCGCACTGTCAAGCAGTGGGTCTCGGATTTTCGTCGGCACGGCGAAGCCGGCCTGGCTCGAAGCCAGATGAGCCGACAGAAGCCGCTCGGCACTGTGGATAACAGGTGGATTGAAACCGGGCTTGAGGTGATGGTCGAGCACACGGATCAATCGCGGCCGTCGCAGACGATGGTGATCGACCGGACGAACGCAAGGGTGGTGGCGAGGTTCGGCGACGGTGTCGTGAAGCTGCCGTCGCGTGCAACGGCACACCGGGTACTTGCCGAGTTGGAGAAGCGCCACCCGACGTTTCGGTTGAGTACCAAGCGGAACCGCGATATCGCCGATCGTCCAAGCGATGCCTATGGGAAGCTGCGCCCGACTCGGCCCGGTGAGTACCTGCTGATGGATACCACTCGGTTGGATGTGTTCGCGTTGGATCCCGTGACGTTGCGCTGGGTCCAAGCGGAGTTGACGGTCGGAATGGATTGGTACACGCGGTGTGTCACCGGGATCCGTGTGACGCCCGTGTCGACGAAATCGGTGGACGCTGCCGCAGTGTTGTATCAGGTGTATCGTCCGCGACCGCCTGGACGCGATTGGCCCACGCACGCGGTGTGGCCTGAGCATGGAATCCCACGCTCGGTCCTCGTTGACGTCGACGCGGTCGACGGCCCACTTACCGGTGGGGGTGCTTCTGGGCCGGCGATCGTGCCGGAGACGATAGTGGTCGATCATGGCAAGATCTATGTTTCCGAGCATCTGACGAGTGTGTGTCAGCGGATGGGGGTGTCGATCCAGCCAGCTAGGTTGCGCACCGGCCGCGATAAGGGACCGGTGGAGCGGTTCTTCCGGACCATTCGGGAGGACTTGCTGCAGGCACTGCCGGGTTACAAAGGCCCTGACGTGCATTCGCGAGGGGTGGACCCGGAGTCGGAGGCGTTCTTCTACCTTGACGAACTGGAGGCGATCATTCGGGAGTGGGTGGCGGTGGTCTATCACCACCGGCCCCACGACGGTTTGGTGGATCCGCATGTGCCCGGTCTGCGGATGTCGCCGGCGCTGATGTTCGAGCACGGTATGGCCCGGGCTGGGTTCATCGAGGCACCGCGTGACCCCGACCTGGTGTATGAGTTCTTGAAGACCGAGTGGCGCAAGATCCAGCACTACGGGGTTGATTTCGGAGGCCGCCGCTACAACGGGGCCGCGTTGAACCCGTACCGCAATATGACGAGCCCGTATACCGGGAAGGCCAAGGGCCGCTGGCCCATTCATCATGACCCCGACGACGTGACCCGCATCTACTTCCGCGATCCGGAGAGCCGCACGTGGCACACGTTGATGTGGGAGCACGCCGCGTCGATGGACATGCCGCTGAGCGAGGACGCTCTCCAGTTCGCCCGCAAGCTCGCGGCGTCGAAGTACACCTATCCTGACGACCGTCTGGCGGTCGCTGATCTGCTGGAGCGCTGGAACCTGGGACTGGGTTCTTCAGTGGCCGAAAGACGGATCGCGCTGCGCCTCTCACGGGAAGCGTCGCTCCTCGACGCCGCTGAACCCGAAAACGAGGTAGCCGCCCTGCCTTCCGTGGCACGGGTGTTGGCAATGACGGCTTCACCGGCCGTCGACGCCACCGCACCCATCGAGGTCGCCGAGCCCGAGGTCGGCGACGACGACACGGACGACGAACTCGACGCATCCGACGAGGACGACTTCTACGCCGATGCCCTGGAGGACGCGTGA